Proteins from one Brevibacillus humidisoli genomic window:
- a CDS encoding LysE/ArgO family amino acid transporter has product MITAFLHGFLLALGLILPLGVQNVFIFNQGATQPRLIRAVPAVLTATLCDMLLILLAVLGVSLIVLQVVWLKTLLFGAGLVFLLYMGWSIWRSPAGVSQAERPEPFSPRKQIAFAASVSLLNPHAIMDTIGVIGTSSLQYDSPDKWVFTASCILVSFIWFVGLAVCGRLIGRFDGSGRWLLWINRLSAVIIWGVAAYMGWQLLASA; this is encoded by the coding sequence GTGATAACTGCCTTTTTACACGGCTTTTTGCTGGCACTTGGACTCATTTTGCCGCTCGGCGTACAGAACGTCTTTATTTTTAATCAAGGAGCGACACAGCCGCGACTGATCCGAGCGGTGCCCGCGGTCCTGACCGCCACTCTCTGCGATATGCTGCTGATTTTGTTGGCGGTGTTGGGGGTCTCGCTGATCGTATTGCAAGTCGTCTGGCTGAAGACCCTCTTGTTTGGAGCAGGATTGGTGTTTTTGCTTTACATGGGCTGGTCCATCTGGCGCTCTCCTGCAGGTGTGTCGCAGGCGGAACGTCCAGAACCGTTTTCGCCACGCAAGCAGATCGCCTTCGCCGCTTCCGTTTCCCTGTTAAATCCCCATGCGATCATGGATACGATCGGCGTCATCGGTACCAGTTCGCTGCAGTACGACTCACCTGACAAATGGGTGTTTACCGCCTCCTGCATTCTTGTCTCGTTCATCTGGTTCGTCGGGCTGGCGGTATGCGGCCGGCTGATCGGCCGGTTTGACGGCTCTGGCCGTTGGTTGCTGTGGATCAACCGTCTGTCTGCGGTGATTATCTGGGGGGTAGCTGCCTATATGGGCTGGCAGCTGCTGGCATCAGCTTGA
- the wecB gene encoding non-hydrolyzing UDP-N-acetylglucosamine 2-epimerase — translation MNQIKVMTVFGTRPEAIKMAPLVHELNRHQEEIQSLVCVTAQHRQMLDQVLTIFGIEPAIDLNIMKERQTLADVTIRALDSLHHVIKENKPDIVLVHGDTTTTFVASLAAFYNQVAIGHVEAGLRTWDKYSPFPEEMNRQLTGVMADLHFAPTVGAAENLRRENKPEQSIYITGNTAIDALKTTVRSDYQHPVLSQVAGKKMVLMTAHRRENLGEPMRRIFRAVRRLVESWEEIAVVYPVHLNPAVQEVAYDVLGDHPRIHLIDPLDALDFHNFARRAHLILTDSGGVQEEAPSLGVPVLVLRDTTERPEGIEAGTLKLAGTDEGQVYDLADQLLRDPAAYEAMAKAANPYGDGAASRRIVEAILYHFGKRQSPPDPFQPGVERLPSR, via the coding sequence ATGAATCAAATCAAAGTGATGACCGTATTCGGCACGCGGCCGGAAGCGATCAAGATGGCACCGCTGGTTCACGAACTGAACCGACATCAGGAAGAGATTCAATCACTGGTCTGTGTGACAGCCCAACACCGGCAGATGCTCGATCAGGTGTTGACGATCTTTGGGATTGAACCGGCGATTGATCTCAACATCATGAAGGAACGGCAGACATTGGCCGATGTGACGATCCGCGCTTTGGACAGCCTCCATCATGTGATCAAGGAAAACAAGCCGGACATCGTGCTGGTCCACGGTGATACGACAACCACTTTTGTAGCCAGCCTGGCCGCTTTTTACAACCAGGTGGCGATCGGACACGTGGAAGCGGGACTGCGCACCTGGGACAAGTACTCGCCGTTTCCAGAAGAGATGAATCGGCAGCTGACAGGCGTCATGGCTGATCTCCATTTCGCACCTACTGTTGGTGCAGCTGAGAATCTGCGACGGGAAAACAAACCGGAACAATCGATCTACATAACCGGAAATACAGCGATTGATGCGTTGAAAACGACCGTGCGCAGCGACTACCAGCATCCTGTGCTAAGCCAGGTGGCGGGCAAAAAAATGGTGCTGATGACCGCTCATCGACGGGAAAACCTGGGGGAACCGATGCGCCGTATTTTCCGTGCGGTACGTCGTCTGGTGGAGAGTTGGGAGGAGATCGCCGTCGTCTATCCGGTACATCTCAACCCGGCTGTACAGGAAGTGGCCTACGACGTGCTTGGCGATCATCCGCGCATCCACCTGATCGATCCGCTGGATGCGCTAGATTTTCACAACTTTGCCCGCCGGGCGCACCTCATCTTGACCGATTCAGGAGGTGTTCAGGAGGAGGCTCCTTCGCTTGGTGTCCCGGTGCTTGTGCTGCGGGATACGACCGAGCGGCCGGAGGGGATCGAGGCAGGGACGCTAAAGCTGGCGGGAACGGATGAAGGTCAGGTCTACGATCTGGCTGATCAACTGCTTCGCGACCCCGCCGCCTACGAAGCGATGGCCAAGGCGGCCAACCCGTATGGAGATGGAGCGGCCTCCCGGCGTATCGTCGAAGCGATTTTATACCATTTCGGCAAGCGCCAGAGCCCTCCGGACCCGTTTCAACCGGGGGTAGAGAGGCTGCCGAGCCGGTGA
- the upp gene encoding uracil phosphoribosyltransferase: MSRVYVFDHPLIQHKLTFIRDKHTGTKEFRELVDEVATLMAYEITRDMPLQDVTIETPVAQCRAKMIAGKKVGLIPILRAGLGMVDGILKLIPAAKVGHVGLYRDPETLKPVEYYVKLPSDIEERDLIVIDPMLATGGSAAAALTALKQRGAKNLKLMCLIAAPEGVKVIQDEHPDVDIFVAAVDDYLNDHGYIVPGLGDAGDRLYGTK; this comes from the coding sequence ATGAGTCGAGTCTATGTGTTTGACCACCCATTGATCCAGCATAAACTGACCTTTATCCGCGATAAACATACGGGTACCAAAGAATTCCGGGAACTGGTTGACGAAGTAGCCACCCTGATGGCCTATGAGATCACGCGGGATATGCCGCTGCAGGATGTGACGATTGAAACACCGGTTGCCCAGTGTCGAGCCAAGATGATCGCAGGTAAAAAGGTGGGGCTGATCCCGATCCTGCGGGCCGGACTCGGGATGGTGGACGGGATACTCAAGCTGATCCCGGCTGCGAAAGTGGGACATGTCGGATTGTACCGCGATCCGGAGACGCTAAAGCCGGTGGAGTACTATGTCAAACTGCCTTCAGACATTGAAGAACGCGACCTGATCGTGATTGATCCCATGCTGGCAACCGGCGGCTCGGCTGCCGCCGCCTTGACCGCGCTAAAACAGCGCGGCGCCAAAAATCTCAAGCTGATGTGCCTGATTGCTGCTCCAGAAGGCGTAAAGGTGATCCAGGATGAGCATCCTGACGTCGATATCTTCGTCGCTGCCGTCGATGATTATCTCAACGATCACGGTTACATCGTCCCAGGTTTGGGCGACGCCGGTGATCGCCTCTATGGCACGAAGTAG
- a CDS encoding zf-TFIIB domain-containing protein: MEIFTWIVLSIIHLLLLYVIIMAAIDGSEQTALLREIRDMLKQQMQTGQPEAGDREKMDPSTEESDRNCPACRHDLADTDVECPSCGLVLVDPGDDNPR, encoded by the coding sequence GTGGAGATCTTTACCTGGATTGTGCTCTCGATCATCCATCTGCTGCTTTTGTACGTGATCATCATGGCGGCAATCGACGGTTCAGAACAGACCGCACTCTTGCGGGAGATTCGGGATATGCTCAAACAGCAGATGCAGACAGGCCAGCCTGAAGCTGGGGATCGGGAGAAGATGGACCCAAGCACAGAAGAATCAGACCGGAACTGTCCCGCATGCCGCCATGATCTGGCAGATACGGATGTAGAATGCCCCTCCTGCGGACTAGTGCTTGTCGACCCAGGAGATGATAACCCCCGTTAA
- the glyA gene encoding serine hydroxymethyltransferase, which translates to MFEFLKKQDPQIAEAIGLELGRQRDKIELIASENFVSRAVLEAAGTVLTNKYAEGYPGRRYYGGCEYVDIAENIARDRLKELFGAEHANVQPHSGAQANMAVYLTVLKPGDTVLGMNLSHGGHLTHGSPVNFSGSLYNFVDYGVDQETHRIDYEVVRQKAQEHQPKLIVAGASAYPRKIDFAKLREIADEVGAYLMVDMAHIAGLVAAGLHQNPVPYAQFVTSTTHKTLRGPRGGLILCKEEFAKAIDKSVFPGVQGGPLMHIIAAKAVAFGEALQPDFKEYARRIVDNAVAFAEALRAEGLQLVSGGTDNHLVLVDVRNLGLTGKVAEHLLDEVNITTNKNTIPYDPESPFVTSGIRMGTPAVATRGFDQEAMKEVAAIIALTLKNPEDNAKHDQARQRVAALCSRFPLYPGLEV; encoded by the coding sequence ATGTTTGAATTTCTAAAAAAACAAGACCCGCAAATCGCAGAAGCAATCGGACTGGAGCTGGGACGGCAGCGGGACAAGATTGAACTGATTGCTTCCGAAAACTTTGTCAGCCGCGCTGTGCTGGAAGCAGCCGGCACGGTACTGACCAACAAATACGCAGAGGGGTATCCGGGCCGCCGCTACTACGGTGGCTGTGAATATGTCGACATCGCTGAGAACATCGCCCGTGACCGTTTGAAAGAGCTGTTTGGGGCAGAGCATGCCAACGTCCAGCCTCATTCAGGCGCACAAGCCAACATGGCGGTTTACTTGACTGTATTGAAGCCGGGGGATACAGTCCTGGGGATGAATTTGTCGCATGGCGGCCATCTCACCCACGGCAGCCCGGTCAATTTCTCCGGTTCGCTGTACAACTTCGTCGATTATGGTGTGGATCAAGAGACGCATCGAATTGATTATGAGGTTGTTCGCCAAAAGGCACAGGAACACCAGCCAAAGCTGATCGTGGCTGGTGCCAGTGCGTACCCACGTAAAATCGACTTTGCCAAACTGCGTGAAATCGCAGATGAAGTAGGCGCTTACCTGATGGTAGACATGGCTCACATTGCCGGTTTGGTGGCAGCGGGGCTGCATCAGAATCCGGTGCCTTACGCTCAATTCGTCACCTCAACGACGCACAAGACGTTGCGCGGGCCCCGTGGCGGTCTGATCCTCTGCAAGGAAGAATTCGCCAAAGCCATTGACAAGTCTGTATTCCCGGGTGTCCAGGGTGGTCCGCTGATGCACATCATCGCTGCCAAAGCGGTGGCATTCGGGGAAGCGCTGCAGCCCGACTTTAAAGAGTATGCCCGGCGGATCGTGGACAATGCCGTTGCTTTTGCGGAAGCGCTCCGAGCAGAAGGTCTGCAGTTGGTATCAGGCGGTACCGACAACCATCTGGTCCTGGTCGATGTGCGCAATCTCGGACTGACCGGCAAGGTTGCCGAACATCTTCTCGATGAAGTAAATATCACCACCAATAAAAACACGATTCCTTACGATCCGGAAAGTCCGTTTGTCACCAGCGGCATTCGGATGGGAACGCCGGCGGTCGCCACCCGCGGTTTTGATCAGGAAGCGATGAAAGAAGTAGCGGCAATTATCGCGTTGACACTGAAAAACCCCGAAGACAACGCTAAACACGATCAAGCTCGTCAACGGGTCGCCGCTCTCTGCTCTCGTTTCCCGCTATACCCTGGATTGGAAGTATAG
- a CDS encoding TIGR01440 family protein codes for MDLSLVEQQALTVVSDVQRMADLRSGQILVIGCSTSEVLGEHIGKAGSQEVAAALYRAFSQVQQAYGFALAFQCCEHLNRALVMERTTMDAYGLEEVSVVPVPSAGGSMAAYAYGQMQSPVVVEHLRADAGIDIGDTLIGMHLRHVAVPIRPTVRQIGQAHVTAARTRPKLIGGSRAVYERTVANQSCQ; via the coding sequence GTGGACCTGTCACTGGTTGAGCAGCAGGCTTTGACTGTTGTATCAGACGTACAGCGGATGGCTGATTTGCGCAGTGGCCAGATCTTAGTGATCGGCTGCAGCACGAGTGAGGTGCTTGGCGAACATATTGGGAAAGCTGGCAGTCAGGAGGTGGCTGCAGCCTTGTACCGGGCGTTTTCGCAGGTGCAGCAAGCATACGGATTTGCCCTTGCCTTTCAGTGCTGTGAGCATCTGAATCGAGCCTTGGTGATGGAGCGCACGACGATGGACGCATACGGCCTGGAGGAAGTATCGGTTGTTCCCGTGCCTTCTGCTGGCGGTTCGATGGCTGCATACGCGTACGGGCAGATGCAGTCGCCTGTCGTGGTTGAGCACCTGAGGGCAGATGCAGGCATCGACATCGGCGATACGCTGATCGGGATGCATCTGAGGCATGTAGCAGTCCCCATTCGGCCAACGGTACGTCAGATCGGGCAGGCTCACGTGACAGCAGCGCGTACGCGGCCCAAGCTGATCGGCGGCAGCCGGGCCGTATACGAACGGACAGTTGCCAATCAGAGCTGTCAATAG
- the rpiB gene encoding ribose 5-phosphate isomerase B: MRIALGSDHGGFRLKEEIKQLLASMQIAYEDFGCTCEESVDYPDYALPVAQKVASGEFDRGILVCGTGIGMSISANKIPGIRCALAHDTFSARATREHNDSNILALGERVVGPGLALDIVKIWLETEFQGGRHARRIEKVKEIEASHLGVKQGGPVTG, from the coding sequence ATGAGAATTGCATTGGGTTCCGATCACGGTGGTTTCAGGTTGAAAGAAGAGATCAAACAGCTGCTGGCCTCGATGCAGATCGCGTATGAGGATTTTGGTTGTACATGTGAGGAATCGGTAGACTACCCGGACTACGCTCTGCCCGTAGCCCAAAAGGTGGCATCCGGAGAATTTGACAGAGGGATCCTGGTATGCGGGACAGGCATCGGGATGTCGATCTCGGCAAACAAAATACCGGGGATTCGCTGTGCGCTTGCCCATGATACGTTTTCGGCCCGCGCGACTCGTGAACATAACGATTCCAATATTCTGGCGCTGGGTGAACGGGTGGTTGGTCCTGGTCTGGCCCTTGACATCGTCAAGATTTGGCTGGAGACAGAGTTTCAGGGAGGGCGTCATGCTCGTAGGATCGAAAAAGTAAAGGAGATTGAGGCCAGTCATTTGGGAGTGAAGCAGGGTGGACCTGTCACTGGTTGA
- a CDS encoding low molecular weight protein arginine phosphatase produces MRILFVCTGNTCRSPMAEALLRDKLKGVAGVEIKSAGVAAFDGEKASENTLLALEQRGIQLQHSAQRLTGDLMKWADLVLTMTRGHKQVICDLYPDRVDKVFTLKQYVGWRGDEDVADPYGGSLEMYTICADELNQLLEELREILTTSPSRE; encoded by the coding sequence ATGCGCATCCTGTTTGTCTGCACTGGCAATACATGTCGCAGCCCGATGGCCGAAGCGCTGCTGCGCGACAAGCTAAAGGGAGTAGCGGGTGTGGAAATCAAATCAGCCGGTGTCGCTGCCTTTGACGGTGAAAAGGCGTCTGAAAACACGCTGCTCGCATTGGAACAACGAGGCATCCAACTGCAGCACTCCGCTCAGCGCCTGACAGGTGACTTGATGAAGTGGGCGGATCTGGTATTGACCATGACCCGAGGTCATAAACAAGTGATCTGTGATTTGTATCCCGATCGAGTGGACAAGGTGTTCACACTTAAGCAGTACGTCGGTTGGCGGGGGGACGAGGATGTAGCTGATCCATACGGCGGCAGCTTGGAGATGTATACCATCTGTGCTGATGAATTGAACCAACTGTTGGAGGAACTGCGAGAGATCCTCACCACTTCTCCTTCAAGGGAATAA
- a CDS encoding manganese efflux pump MntP family protein, whose protein sequence is MDITLIQWGQFLTFLMIAIALGMDAFSLGIGVGMVGMRLREVIRVSVTIGLFHMAMPLLGILVGIYLSEMVGDVAVLVGGGVLTMLGMHMLWNGLFGSTAQSMMQPSGIGLYLFAFSVSLDALSVGLSFGLMNVNRLVAVTLFGLIGGLMSGFGLLLGRRVGGWLGGYSELLGGLILLIFGIKFMM, encoded by the coding sequence ATGGACATCACTCTGATCCAGTGGGGCCAGTTCCTAACCTTTCTGATGATTGCAATCGCCCTTGGTATGGATGCTTTCTCTTTGGGAATCGGTGTCGGCATGGTAGGGATGAGGCTCAGAGAGGTGATCCGGGTCAGCGTGACAATTGGTTTGTTTCACATGGCAATGCCTTTGCTGGGCATTTTAGTTGGTATATACTTATCTGAAATGGTTGGCGATGTCGCCGTGCTCGTTGGCGGGGGAGTCCTGACCATGCTGGGAATGCATATGTTGTGGAACGGACTGTTTGGCAGTACTGCGCAAAGTATGATGCAACCGAGTGGCATCGGTCTGTATCTGTTTGCCTTTAGTGTCAGTCTTGATGCCCTATCGGTTGGACTTTCGTTTGGTCTGATGAATGTGAACAGACTTGTGGCCGTTACCCTGTTCGGCTTGATCGGTGGTCTCATGTCGGGCTTTGGTCTTCTGCTGGGGCGCAGAGTAGGCGGTTGGCTGGGAGGATACAGCGAACTGCTGGGCGGTCTGATCTTGCTTATTTTTGGAATCAAGTTCATGATGTAG
- a CDS encoding L-threonylcarbamoyladenylate synthase, whose protein sequence is MKKQMKTQVWHVDKHVDEKTIYTQIVDAAHLIRQGEVVAFPTETVYGLGANALSEHAVEKIFEAKGRPSDNPLIVHISDLDQLPMVAREVPEQAERVMEVFWPGPLTLILPKQMDVAERVTAGLDTVGVRLPDHQLARALIRTAGVPVAAPSANRSGRPSPTTAQHVLVDLDGRIAGVVDGGSAGVGVESTVLDVTVDPPMILRPGGITFEQLKEVLSEVTVDPAIARDTEAPRSPGMKYAHYAPQGELWVVDGEPEPARERMLELLKSASEAGLKTGVLATRETADWWKQQPSAGLVLSCGADGDLSAVARELYACLRRFDEEQVAYIVAQAFPRSGLGAAIMNRLEKAAGGRVICV, encoded by the coding sequence ATGAAAAAACAGATGAAGACGCAGGTTTGGCATGTGGACAAGCATGTGGACGAAAAAACGATTTATACACAGATTGTGGATGCAGCCCACTTGATCAGACAGGGAGAAGTAGTCGCATTCCCTACGGAGACCGTTTATGGACTAGGAGCCAATGCATTGTCTGAACATGCTGTGGAAAAAATATTCGAAGCAAAAGGGAGGCCTAGCGATAATCCACTGATTGTGCACATCAGTGATCTGGATCAACTCCCTATGGTTGCCAGGGAGGTGCCTGAGCAGGCCGAACGAGTCATGGAGGTTTTCTGGCCCGGGCCGCTGACGCTGATTCTGCCCAAGCAGATGGACGTGGCGGAGCGCGTCACTGCCGGTCTTGATACGGTGGGGGTGCGCTTGCCTGACCATCAGTTGGCTCGTGCGCTGATCCGGACAGCAGGAGTACCTGTTGCTGCGCCCAGCGCCAATCGCTCAGGGCGTCCCAGCCCGACGACAGCCCAGCACGTCCTTGTCGATTTGGATGGACGGATCGCAGGTGTCGTAGATGGAGGAAGCGCTGGTGTCGGCGTAGAATCGACGGTACTGGATGTGACGGTTGATCCGCCGATGATCTTGCGCCCGGGCGGGATTACCTTTGAACAGCTCAAAGAGGTTTTGAGCGAGGTCACAGTTGATCCGGCGATTGCCCGGGACACGGAGGCGCCGCGCTCACCCGGTATGAAATACGCACACTACGCTCCCCAAGGCGAACTATGGGTCGTTGACGGAGAACCGGAGCCTGCTCGGGAGCGTATGCTAGAACTATTGAAGAGCGCCTCAGAGGCAGGTCTGAAAACAGGGGTGCTGGCGACGAGAGAGACAGCCGACTGGTGGAAGCAGCAGCCAAGCGCCGGGCTGGTCCTCTCATGTGGAGCGGATGGCGATCTGTCCGCTGTCGCACGGGAATTGTACGCTTGTCTGCGCCGCTTCGATGAAGAGCAGGTCGCCTATATCGTGGCTCAAGCTTTTCCCCGAAGCGGTCTGGGAGCCGCGATTATGAACCGATTGGAAAAAGCCGCCGGCGGACGGGTGATCTGCGTCTAG
- the spoIIR gene encoding stage II sporulation protein R, producing the protein MKRFFYLLFALLIGMMSWENQLEAASLADPGPIPEQSIRLRIIANSDSFRDQWLKREVRDAIIDQVNQWVEEVRSIDQARSQVATRLPELQQLVERTIRERGFRYQADVQFGQVAFPTKLYGSYVYPAGQYEALLVRLGEAKGQNWWCVLFPPLCFIDMSNGDAIEQTKSPTDDSDETSTSDAVAEQDHLTERERDSGASDSQTGFFDAWFAAEEESDRTETDRPAAEQTAAGQVQTVAAASTALEQDPAPQVEVRFFFWEKLSSLFG; encoded by the coding sequence ATGAAGCGGTTCTTTTATCTGTTGTTCGCCTTGCTGATTGGGATGATGAGTTGGGAAAATCAATTGGAAGCAGCTAGTCTTGCCGATCCGGGGCCGATCCCGGAGCAGTCGATTCGGCTGCGGATCATAGCCAACAGTGACTCCTTCCGCGATCAGTGGCTGAAGCGCGAGGTGCGTGATGCGATCATCGATCAGGTGAATCAGTGGGTAGAGGAGGTTCGCTCCATTGATCAAGCCCGCTCCCAGGTGGCGACACGGCTTCCCGAACTGCAGCAGCTCGTAGAACGAACGATCCGTGAACGGGGCTTCCGCTACCAGGCGGATGTCCAATTCGGGCAGGTAGCGTTTCCCACCAAACTGTACGGCAGCTACGTTTACCCTGCAGGTCAGTACGAGGCCCTATTGGTCAGACTGGGTGAAGCAAAAGGGCAAAACTGGTGGTGTGTGTTGTTCCCGCCGCTCTGCTTCATCGACATGTCTAACGGCGATGCCATAGAACAGACGAAGTCACCGACAGACGATTCGGATGAGACGTCGACATCTGACGCCGTGGCTGAGCAAGATCACCTGACGGAACGTGAAAGGGATAGCGGCGCAAGCGATTCCCAAACCGGCTTTTTTGACGCCTGGTTTGCTGCAGAAGAGGAATCTGACCGTACGGAAACGGATCGTCCAGCAGCAGAACAGACGGCAGCAGGACAGGTACAGACTGTCGCCGCCGCATCTACTGCTCTGGAACAGGATCCAGCCCCACAAGTGGAAGTCCGCTTCTTCTTCTGGGAAAAACTAAGTTCTCTCTTTGGATGA
- the prmC gene encoding peptide chain release factor N(5)-glutamine methyltransferase: MQAQPRKPETVREALVWASSFLRQTGSQDPRFEAELLLRHILGLDRTRFITALPETISAAEVEELERLCRRRAASEPLQYIVGTQEFFGRVFAVRPGVLIPRPETEILVEQVLRHADKLWPSVETLDAADIGTGSGAIALTLAAERPQWRVTTIDLSQAALAIAMENAERLHLSSRLRFLQGDLVQPLLAADEQVDLLVSNPPYIPSADVERLDPEVNQFEPHLALDGGDDGLTCYRKICAALPHLLRPTALVAFEVGIHQADTVQQLLLDSGAVDGTEIVPDLAGIDRVVLGWRREASEGSA; the protein is encoded by the coding sequence GTGCAAGCGCAACCGCGTAAGCCAGAGACTGTCCGGGAAGCCCTCGTCTGGGCTTCTTCGTTTTTGCGGCAGACAGGAAGCCAAGATCCGCGGTTTGAGGCAGAACTGTTGCTGCGACACATACTGGGCCTGGATCGCACCCGCTTCATCACTGCTCTGCCGGAAACCATCTCAGCAGCAGAGGTAGAGGAATTGGAGCGGCTGTGTCGGCGCAGAGCAGCATCGGAACCGCTGCAGTATATCGTCGGCACACAGGAGTTTTTTGGCAGAGTATTTGCTGTTCGCCCTGGCGTGCTGATCCCCCGTCCGGAGACAGAGATTCTAGTAGAACAGGTGCTTCGCCATGCCGACAAACTATGGCCAAGCGTAGAAACGCTGGATGCAGCAGATATCGGCACCGGCAGTGGAGCGATCGCGTTGACGCTGGCTGCGGAACGTCCGCAATGGCGCGTCACCACAATCGATTTGTCACAAGCTGCGTTAGCGATTGCGATGGAGAATGCAGAGCGGCTGCACCTGTCCTCGCGCCTCCGTTTCCTGCAGGGAGATCTGGTACAGCCGCTGCTTGCGGCAGACGAACAGGTGGACCTGCTTGTCTCCAATCCGCCTTATATTCCCAGTGCCGATGTAGAACGGCTGGATCCTGAAGTGAACCAGTTCGAACCACATCTCGCGCTGGACGGCGGAGATGACGGACTCACCTGTTATCGGAAAATATGTGCCGCACTGCCTCATCTGCTGCGGCCAACCGCCCTTGTCGCCTTTGAGGTGGGCATCCATCAAGCCGATACGGTTCAACAACTGTTGCTCGACTCCGGAGCTGTGGACGGTACAGAGATCGTGCCCGACCTCGCCGGCATCGATCGCGTCGTGCTGGGCTGGCGGAGAGAAGCTTCCGAAGGATCAGCATAG
- the prfA gene encoding peptide chain release factor 1, whose translation MFDRLAAVEERYEEVTNLLCDPDVIADTRKLRELSKEQSSLEETVMVYREYKSVVQQLDDAKAMFEEKLDDEMREMVKMEIAELAQRKEKLEHRLKILLLPKDPNDEKNVIVEIRGAAGGDEAALFAADLFRMYSRFAERHNFKVEVLEANPTDIGGYKEIIFSVSGHGAYSKLKFESGAHRVQRIPTTESGGRIHTSTSTVIVLPEVEELEVELHEKDIRVDTFCSSGAGGQSVNTTKSAVRVTHLPTGIVVSCQDEKSQNSNKEKALRVLRARLFDYYQQQAMAEQDAARKSLVGSGDRSERIRTYNFPQSRVTDHRIGLTVHRLDAILQGELDEVIDQLIMHEQTELLKSASATA comes from the coding sequence TTGTTTGATCGCTTAGCCGCAGTGGAAGAACGCTACGAGGAAGTAACCAACCTCTTATGTGATCCTGATGTGATTGCGGATACAAGAAAACTGCGCGAGCTCTCCAAAGAACAATCGTCTTTGGAAGAGACCGTTATGGTTTACCGTGAGTATAAATCAGTCGTACAGCAATTGGACGACGCGAAAGCGATGTTCGAAGAAAAACTGGACGATGAAATGCGCGAGATGGTCAAAATGGAGATCGCCGAACTGGCACAGCGCAAGGAGAAGCTGGAGCATCGCTTGAAAATCCTGTTATTGCCCAAGGACCCCAATGATGAGAAAAACGTCATTGTCGAGATTCGCGGGGCTGCGGGCGGCGATGAAGCAGCGCTGTTTGCTGCTGACCTGTTCCGGATGTACTCCCGCTTTGCCGAACGCCACAACTTCAAGGTTGAAGTGCTGGAAGCCAACCCGACCGATATCGGCGGGTACAAGGAGATCATCTTTTCTGTCAGCGGTCATGGAGCTTACAGCAAGCTGAAGTTCGAGTCGGGCGCCCATCGCGTGCAGCGTATTCCGACCACAGAGTCGGGCGGGCGGATCCACACCTCTACCTCCACCGTAATTGTGCTTCCGGAAGTCGAGGAGTTGGAAGTGGAACTGCACGAGAAGGATATTCGCGTAGATACATTCTGCTCCAGCGGTGCTGGAGGACAGAGCGTCAATACGACCAAGTCAGCGGTTCGCGTGACGCATCTACCGACCGGAATTGTGGTTTCCTGTCAGGATGAGAAGTCACAGAATTCCAACAAGGAGAAGGCGCTCCGCGTGCTGCGCGCACGGCTGTTTGACTATTATCAACAGCAGGCGATGGCAGAGCAGGATGCAGCGCGGAAAAGCCTGGTTGGCTCTGGTGACCGCAGCGAACGGATCCGCACTTACAACTTCCCGCAGAGCCGGGTTACCGACCACCGCATCGGCTTAACTGTGCATCGCCTGGACGCGATCCTGCAAGGGGAATTGGATGAAGTGATCGATCAACTGATCATGCACGAACAAACGGAGTTGTTAAAAAGTGCAAGCGCAACCGCGTAA
- a CDS encoding sporulation protein, which yields MQAKVRWSRLGGVLLVLALVTGCNSPTTPQENSAGVRSLDPTQNGQTIPDRNDDVIDRQASPLQDRDELMGRDQNPNLVIGHSNVNNKEIDIRNMRMMARRVPGVENARITLNGGNAYITLDLVPNVTAQQARDVERQVITALRQKVPRYDFHVTSNDGYHR from the coding sequence ATGCAAGCAAAGGTACGGTGGTCGCGATTGGGAGGGGTTCTGCTGGTTTTGGCTCTCGTCACCGGCTGCAACTCGCCTACGACCCCGCAGGAGAACAGCGCAGGTGTGCGCAGCCTTGACCCTACGCAAAACGGGCAAACCATCCCTGATCGCAACGATGATGTGATTGATCGTCAGGCCTCGCCGCTGCAAGATAGAGATGAGTTGATGGGCAGAGACCAGAACCCCAATCTGGTGATCGGTCATTCCAACGTGAACAATAAAGAAATCGACATTCGCAATATGCGGATGATGGCAAGACGGGTGCCCGGCGTGGAGAATGCCCGGATCACATTGAATGGGGGGAACGCCTATATTACGCTTGATCTGGTACCCAACGTTACGGCCCAGCAAGCCCGCGATGTCGAACGGCAGGTGATCACAGCCCTACGTCAAAAGGTCCCCCGTTACGATTTTCACGTCACCTCAAACGACGGCTATCACCGCTGA